Proteins encoded in a region of the Muntiacus reevesi chromosome 19, mMunRee1.1, whole genome shotgun sequence genome:
- the HDDC2 gene encoding 5'-deoxynucleotidase HDDC2 translates to MASASPAETMSGRGARNLLQFLRLVGQLKRVPRTGWVYRNVQKPESVSDHMYRMAVMALVTKDERLNKDRCVRLALVHDMAECIVGDIAPADNVPKEEKHRREEEAMKQLTQLLPEDLQKELYELWEEYETQSSAEAKFVKQLDQCEMILQASEYEDLENKPGRLQDFYDSTAGKFSHPEIVQLVSELEAERNANIASAASEPRS, encoded by the exons ATGGCTTCGGCCTCACCGGCTGAGACCATGTCGGGCCGCGGGGCCCGGAACCTGCTGCAGTTCCTGCGGCTGGTGGGGCAGCTCAAG AGAGTCCCACGGACTGGCTGGGTATACAGAAATGTCCAGAAGCCAGAGAGCGTATCAGATCACATGTACAGGATGGCAGTTATGGCTCTGGTGACCAAAGATGAACGTCTTAACAAAGACCG ATGTGTACGCCTAGCCCTGGTTCATGATATGGCAGAATGCATCGTTGGGGACATAGCACCAGCAGATAACGtccccaaagaagaaaaacataggCGAGAAGAG GAAGCAATGAAGCAGCTAACCCAGCTCCTCCCCGAGGATCTCCAGAAGGAGCTCTATGAACTTTGGGAA GAATACGAGACCCAGTCTAGTGCAGAAGCCAAATTCGTGAAGCAGCTGGACCAATGTGAGATGATTCTTCAGGCCTCTGAGTATGAAGACCTGGAGAACAAGCCTGGGAGACTGCAGGACTTCTACGACTCCACGGCAG GGAAATTCAGTCACCCGGAGATAGTCCAGCTTGTTTCTGAACTTGAGGCAGAAAGAAACGCTAACATAGCCAGCGCCGCCAGTGAGCCACGCTCCTGA